The Gammaproteobacteria bacterium genomic interval GAAGCGCATTGACCTGCTCCAGCAGCTCCGCGAATGCTTGCTCTCTCGCCTGGGCCGCGGCGGCGGCTCTCGCCTGCTCTGCGGCGGCCTCCGCTTGCGCCTGAGCCTCTTCGTCGGCCGCCTGCTGCTCCTGAGCCGATGCGCCGGGCAGCGTTGCGGCGGAGAGCGCAGCGAGGCCGGCCATCAGGACGGACTTGCGGACGATACCAATTAGGTAGGCCGGCCGCGACGCGCCCGGCCACGAGTGTGGAAAAGAACGAATGATACGAATCACGAACGCGGCTCCCGTGGCGCGGGCAACGGCAATATCACGAGATCCGGAGCGATCTCCTCCTTGGCCATCCGCAGCGCCTCGTCGATGGCCCGCGCATAATCCGAATCCGCCACCCAGGCGCCTCGCTCCGCGTCCCAGTAACCCGTTTCGGTGCCGTCCACCGTCCGGTACATCAGCGAAACGCGGCCGAGGTGCACGAACTCAGCGTCACGTCCGTCGTCGAGGGCGCCTTCATAGGCCGCCATCGTCCGCCCGTACTCGATCTCGATCTGGTACGCCTCCATGAGGCGCCGGAATTTCTCCGCCCACATCGCGGGCTGAGCCATCAGCGTCTCGAGCCGATCGAGGCGCTCCATGCGTTCCTCGACGAGGAAAGGAAGATCCGACCGCACGAACTCGGCAAGCTCAGAGTACATTCGCTGGAGCAACGGATCGACGGCCTCGGCGACGGCGTCGAGCGATGCGGTCTGCGCAGTGAGCGACTCGATGTCGACCTGCTGAGTTTCGATCAAGCGCTCCAGGTGCTCGTTGTAGCGGCGCATGCTGTCGATGTCCGCCAGCATTGCCGCGTACTCGGTCGCCGGCGTGCTTTCGCTTTCCTGAGCAAGCACCGCCGCACCCGGCGCGACGGACAACGCGCAGAGGGCTGCCGCCGCGGTGATGCCGTAAAAACCTCTCCGACTCATCGATTCAAATCCCGTTGCGCTCCTCGCCATTTCATCGGGCACGAAGCCCGGCTCCCCCTCGCGCTCTCATGCCCCCGCAGCGATGCGCGCATCGATCACTTTGATGTAGTCGCTTGCCATATCACGGCGCTCGTCGGACCGCGAGGCCCGCTGGAACCACTCGCGGGCATCCTGAAGCTGATCCTGGTTGAACAGCGCGACCCCCATCAGCAGCTGTGCGTTCGCCTCATCCGACAGGTCGCCCTTGTCCATCGCGTTCCGCAGCGCGTTGCTCGCGGCCTCCCAGTCCTCGAGCTGAATGTTCACCTCCGCCAGCCGGACATAGAGGTCGCCGTCATCGGACAGCTCCGCCGCGCGCTCGAGCGGCGGAAGGGCTTCGTCGAAGTCCCGCGCCGCAATCCAGCAATTCGCGAGCTTCTCGTAGAGGTCCGCATCCTCCGAAACCTTTCCTTCCTCGATGGCCTTCTCGAGAACGCGCGCACCGCGATAAGGAATCTCGTTGAACACCAGCATGTCCGCGAGACGACGGTATTCGCTGTCCTCCGTGAACAGGCCCGCGTTGTACGCGACCTGCATGGCGGCGAGGGCCTCCTCGGGCCGTTCGAGCTGCAAGTAGAACGAGGACAGCCGCATCCAGTGCTGCTTTTTCTTCGGCTCCATCGAGACGAGACGCTCGACCAACGGCAGAGCTTCTTCGTATTGCTCGCGCTCCACGTACAGATAGACGAGCAGCTCGATCCAGCCCACCTGCGGCATCTCGGCGAGCTCGACGGCCTTCTGCGCCGGCTCGAGCGCTCGCTCCAGATCGCCCTGCTGGTAGTACGCCGCCGCGAGCAGGTAGTACGCGCCGGCGTTCGGCATCTGCGCGGTCCGGAACCACTCTTCCAGCGCCGCCGCCGCTTCCGCGTACATCTCCTCGGTCATGTACAGCTGCGCAATCTGGAACTGCAGCCGCTCGGTCTCCTGCTGGTTCAGCCCGCCGGCCGCGATCGCCTGAGCCAAATGGTCGCGCGCCGACGCGTAGTTGTCTTGAGCGAGGTCGATGCCGGCGAAAATCTGCTCCACGCGGCTGCGCTCGTACGGGCTCAGCCTGTCCAATCGGAGATCCGCGAGCGCCTCTCGGGCGCTCACGTAGTCATCCATATTCAGAAACTCGATGGCCTCGTTCAGAATGCGGCCGGTCGTGGCGCCGATCGACGGTGGTGGGGCCTCCTCGTCGTCGTCGGCGCGCTGCGCGGCGACGGGCAACGAGACGAGGACCAGCGCGCTCAGCGCCGCCAATCGGATCAAGAGGTTGCGTTGAACCACCTGCATGGGTCTAGCCGTCCTCGAGCTCGAAACGGATGATGGTTTGTACGCCGACGCGCTCGACGGCTACGCCGTCCTCCACCTTTGGGTTATAGCGCCAGCGCGCGATAGACCTCAACGCGGCCTCCTCGAACACGCCCTCCGGCTCGGCGTCGACGACGATCGCGTCCTTGACCGCACCGGTCTCGGTGATCGTGAACTGCACCTGCACCCAGCCTTCGATCCCGCGGCTCAGCGCTCGCGGCGGGTACTCCGGCGGGATGCGCACGAGCGGCACGACCTCGGTGTCGGAGCCGGCGCTCAGCCCAATCCCCGTGAGGGTCCCGGCCGTGTCGACGACCGGCGTCAACGGCACGATGTTGTTGCTGACGCCGCCGCGGCTGATGGCAATGCGCGGCATTTCGGGCGTCGGAGGCGGCGGCTCGCGCTCGACGCGCTCTTCCCGTTTGGTAGCGACCTCGGTATCGCGCCGCATTCGCGTGAACTCGATGCGCCGCGCCTCGATCGTCTCACCGACGTCGGGCCTCTGCTCGACGAGATTCCAAAGCAACCAGAAGACGGCGACGGTAAACGAGCCGCCGAGCAGCACCGTCAACGGAAGCCTGAGTAGCATCATGTGACTGCCCTCCGAAAGCGCTCAACCGCCGCTATCGGGATCCGCGGCGATCGATACCTCGGTGATGCCGCCGGAACGCACCTCGTCCATGACTCGTGCCACGACCCCGGCGTCCGAGTCCTCGTCCGCAATGATCACCACGGTGTCGTCCGGACGCTCGATGTGCAGCCGCTCGATCATCGGTCGCACCTCGCGCAAGTCGATCTGCTTGCGGTCCATCCAGATGTCGCCGTTCTCCTGAATCGCAATCAGCAGATTGCCGGACTCCCGGTGCTCCGCGGTGCTTGCGTTCGGCTTCGCGACGACGACGCCTGCTTCCTTGATGAACGACGTGGTGATGATGAAAAAGATCAGCAGATTGATCGTGAAGTCGAGCATCGGCGCGAGGTCGATGCCGGTCTCCTCGGTTTCAGGTGTGTGCCGGCGCGAGCGCATGAGTGCCTCTACTCCTGAGTCGCGAACGTGATGTTGTAAATGCCGCCGAGGTGAACCTGGTCCACGACCTCGACGAGCCGCCCCGTGGGAGCGCCTTCTTGCGCGATGATCAGCACGCCGGTGTCCGGATTCACAGCGCTCAGCCGCTCGACGTTTGCCCGCACCGCGCGAACGTCGACCTCGCGGTTATCGACCCACACTTCACCGTTGTTGGTGATCTGGATCTGGATGCTCTCGGTGTCGGGTTGCGACGGCTGCTCGAAGGCCGTCGGCCGATTCACGACCAACCCCGATTCCTTCACGAACACGGCGGTGATGATGAAGAAGATCAGCAAATTGATCACGAAATCGAGCATCGGCGCGAGGTCGATGCCGTGCGACCCATGTGCCTCGGTTTCCGAATGACGACGAATACGCATGGTCAGAAGCTGAACTCGTCCGCGAGCAACTCCGTCTCACGCACGGCCCGCGTTCGGAAATAGTGAACAGGGTAAAGACCGGTAATGCTGACGGCGAGACCCGTCATCGTGCAGATCATCGCCGCCGACACACCGCTCGCCATGCTCCGCGCATCGGCGGTGCCCCGGATCGACATGGAGTCGAAGACCTCGAGCATGCCGCTGACCGTGCCGATCAGGCCGAGCAGCGGAGACATCGGCACCAGCACCTGCATGACGGGAAAGCCCGCCGTCATCGACACGTTCAGCCGCGAGATCATCGCTTGGCGGATCTGGCGGGCACACCAGGAGGTCTTGTCGGTCCGAGCCTCCCATTGCGCGCGCGCCGCCGCCGCTTGACGAGGGAACACTCTCGAGAAGTACCAGTACCGCTCGAGGATCAGCGCCCACATCAGCACGCCCGCGGAGAATATCCAGATCACGAACGGCCCGCCGTCGTCCGACAGCGCCACGACTCCGCGGATCAGGGGCACTTGGTCAAGCATTGGCGCGCCGCCTCTCGATGCTTTCGGCCAACATGCCGGCACTCTGCTCGTCGAGGATCTGTACAACCGTTCTAGACAACGAGTTCAGCAAGGCGTTCGCGAACAGCAGCGGAATCGCGACACCGAGCCCGAGCACCGTGGCGATCATGGCCTGGCCGATACCCGTGGCCATCAGCTTCGGATCGCTCGTGCCGGCCTCGGTGATGCTCTGGAACGTGATGATCATGCCCCAGACCGTGCCGATCAGGCCGAGCAGCGGACCGGCCGCGACCGCGAGGCGCAGGAACGCCTGGAAGCGCTCGAGCTTCGGGACCTCCCGCAGCACGGCCTCCGAAATTCGGAGCTCCGCGACGTCCGCGTCCTCCTCGATGCGGCTCGGATCGCCCTTGAACGCCAAGAGCACACGGCCGAGCGGATTGTTCTGCCTCGGGTCGTCGAGATTCTTGAGCTGGCTGGCGACCTTGATCCGGACCGAGATCAGATGGAACAGCTGGAACAGGAAGGCCAGCGCCCCCGCGATCCCGACCGCGATGATCACGTAGCCG includes:
- a CDS encoding tetratricopeptide repeat protein, whose translation is MQVVQRNLLIRLAALSALVLVSLPVAAQRADDDEEAPPPSIGATTGRILNEAIEFLNMDDYVSAREALADLRLDRLSPYERSRVEQIFAGIDLAQDNYASARDHLAQAIAAGGLNQQETERLQFQIAQLYMTEEMYAEAAAALEEWFRTAQMPNAGAYYLLAAAYYQQGDLERALEPAQKAVELAEMPQVGWIELLVYLYVEREQYEEALPLVERLVSMEPKKKQHWMRLSSFYLQLERPEEALAAMQVAYNAGLFTEDSEYRRLADMLVFNEIPYRGARVLEKAIEEGKVSEDADLYEKLANCWIAARDFDEALPPLERAAELSDDGDLYVRLAEVNIQLEDWEAASNALRNAMDKGDLSDEANAQLLMGVALFNQDQLQDAREWFQRASRSDERRDMASDYIKVIDARIAAGA
- a CDS encoding MotA/TolQ/ExbB proton channel family protein — protein: MLDQVPLIRGVVALSDDGGPFVIWIFSAGVLMWALILERYWYFSRVFPRQAAAARAQWEARTDKTSWCARQIRQAMISRLNVSMTAGFPVMQVLVPMSPLLGLIGTVSGMLEVFDSMSIRGTADARSMASGVSAAMICTMTGLAVSITGLYPVHYFRTRAVRETELLADEFSF
- a CDS encoding biopolymer transporter ExbD, whose amino-acid sequence is MRSRRHTPETEETGIDLAPMLDFTINLLIFFIITTSFIKEAGVVVAKPNASTAEHRESGNLLIAIQENGDIWMDRKQIDLREVRPMIERLHIERPDDTVVIIADEDSDAGVVARVMDEVRSGGITEVSIAADPDSGG
- a CDS encoding DUF3450 domain-containing protein; amino-acid sequence: MSRRGFYGITAAAALCALSVAPGAAVLAQESESTPATEYAAMLADIDSMRRYNEHLERLIETQQVDIESLTAQTASLDAVAEAVDPLLQRMYSELAEFVRSDLPFLVEERMERLDRLETLMAQPAMWAEKFRRLMEAYQIEIEYGRTMAAYEGALDDGRDAEFVHLGRVSLMYRTVDGTETGYWDAERGAWVADSDYARAIDEALRMAKEEIAPDLVILPLPAPREPRS
- a CDS encoding energy transducer TonB; the protein is MMLLRLPLTVLLGGSFTVAVFWLLWNLVEQRPDVGETIEARRIEFTRMRRDTEVATKREERVEREPPPPTPEMPRIAISRGGVSNNIVPLTPVVDTAGTLTGIGLSAGSDTEVVPLVRIPPEYPPRALSRGIEGWVQVQFTITETGAVKDAIVVDAEPEGVFEEAALRSIARWRYNPKVEDGVAVERVGVQTIIRFELEDG
- a CDS encoding biopolymer transporter ExbD — its product is MRIRRHSETEAHGSHGIDLAPMLDFVINLLIFFIITAVFVKESGLVVNRPTAFEQPSQPDTESIQIQITNNGEVWVDNREVDVRAVRANVERLSAVNPDTGVLIIAQEGAPTGRLVEVVDQVHLGGIYNITFATQE